A stretch of Pseudomonas sp. 7SR1 DNA encodes these proteins:
- a CDS encoding TetR/AcrR family transcriptional regulator — MAPRMKTSERIVQNSLELFNQQGERSVSTNHIAAHMDMSPGNLYYHFPNKQAIIAVLFSEYENLVDSFLRPPQGRAATVEDKRFYLQELLSAMWSYRFLHRDLEHLLDSDPDLAARYRRFSQRCLIHGTAIYEGFVAAGILKMDRVQIESLTLNAWIILTSWVRFLCTTRENSSHLSEQAIKRGVYQVLVLEAGFVTDEAREAVDALFKEYYVPLAQTLEEGQ, encoded by the coding sequence ATGGCCCCACGAATGAAAACCAGCGAGCGCATCGTTCAAAACAGCCTCGAGCTGTTCAACCAGCAGGGCGAGCGCAGCGTCAGCACCAACCATATCGCTGCCCACATGGACATGTCCCCGGGCAACCTGTACTACCACTTCCCCAACAAGCAGGCGATCATCGCCGTGCTGTTCAGTGAATACGAAAACCTGGTGGACAGCTTCCTGCGCCCGCCCCAGGGTCGGGCTGCCACAGTGGAAGACAAGCGTTTCTATCTGCAGGAACTGCTGTCGGCGATGTGGAGCTATCGTTTCCTGCACCGGGACCTTGAGCACCTGCTGGACAGCGATCCAGACCTCGCGGCCCGTTATCGACGTTTTTCCCAGCGCTGCCTGATCCACGGCACCGCCATCTACGAAGGTTTCGTCGCGGCCGGCATCCTGAAGATGGACCGTGTGCAGATCGAATCCCTGACCCTCAACGCCTGGATCATCCTGACGTCCTGGGTGCGATTTCTGTGCACCACGAGGGAAAATTCCAGTCATTTGAGCGAGCAGGCCATCAAGCGCGGGGTGTACCAGGTGCTGGTGCTGGAGGCCGGCTTCGTGACCGACGAGGCGCGTGAGGCGGTGGATGCACTGTTCAAAGAGTATTACGTCCCGCTGGCCCAGACCCTGGAGGAAGGGCAGTAG